One genomic region from Oncorhynchus clarkii lewisi isolate Uvic-CL-2024 chromosome 21, UVic_Ocla_1.0, whole genome shotgun sequence encodes:
- the LOC139378561 gene encoding myosin-binding protein C, slow-type-like isoform X10, whose protein sequence is MPEPTKKDETPNGEKDKDDDATTNTPSPPPPPEDANTAKKLSIELPMWSLGEGQAPEDLDKPVDTPPLSSLLIERPQGGSITVGGDISFVAKVEAQDLLRKPTIKWFKGKWMDLASKTGKHLQLKETFDRRTKIHTFEMHIIKAKDNYAGNYRCEVTYKDKFDSCSFDLEVKELEQSQSVDIRSAFKRSSEGHEDAGDLDFSGLLKHREPKQDETPEVDVWEILKSARPDQYEKIAFEYGITDLRGLLKRLKKTKKEEKKSEAFAKKLDPAYQADKGGKIRLMVDLADPTVELKWYKNGQEIRPTPKFIFEQKGTQRILVINNCGLNDDAAYSVAAGEEKCTTELFVKELPVKITKEIEAVKTTVNERIELECEVSEEGAQVKWCKNGVEVPTGPRSRYRVKSEGLKHWLIIDDASKEDTGTFSLMASGGTSEAKVQVELKPLKIIQDLQDMTVLLGQPLKMHCEIFPGNVPGRWYRNGQLIQSNDRINILQRAKNHRLEIVNSTIHDAGDYTFVPEGYSQSLCAKIHIVDPPRVHLESLNFPDNTVTIVAGNKLRVEIPISGEPAPRVVWMKGERVILDSGHRVRAETFSDHTSLTIDIAEKEDTGNYKIVLQNEAGEAGASVKVKVVDIPDPPEVPLVTEVGGDWCSMTWEPPIYDGGSPILGYFIERKKKQSSRWMRLNFDLNKETTFEPKKMIEGVPYEVRVFAVNAIGVSKPSEPSKAFVPLAVTSEPTMLVVDDVTDTTVTMKWRPPDTIGAAGLDGYLVEYCIEGTDDWRVTNKELTEKTKYTITGLPPEAKILVRVRAINAAGASTPRTLQHSILVKEVIEPPKIRIPRHLKQTYTRKVGEAVNLVIPFMGKPRPKVSWLKEGETVDPTQVTIRNTDCDSIIFIRKAERKHSGKYDMKVEVENHVDTAIVDIQIVDLPGPPQCVKIDEVWGGNVALDWTPPKDNGNAAITGYTIQKADKKTMEWYTCIEHYHRTCITITELVVGNEYYFRIYSENMVGLSEGATQTKDSALIVKEGMQLKNPEYIDHDFKEPPKFTQPLINTFAIAGYNATLNCSVRANPRPKVIWMKNKIAIIDDPRYRMFSNQGVCTLEIRKPSPYDGGMYSCKAINDLGDALVECKLEVKGGFTFSELMQRGVPLHLIDKYMSETKAVEQPEK, encoded by the exons AGGATGCCAATACAGCCAAGAAACTGTCTATTGAGCTGCCTA TGTGGTCTCTGGGAGAGGGACAGGCTCCAGAGGACCTTGACAAGCCCGTAGACACCCCACCGCTGTCCAGCCTGCTCATAGAAAGACCCCAGGGCGGATCCATCACTGTGG GTGGAGACATCTCCTTTGTTGCCAAGGTGGAGGCCCAAGACCTGCTCCGTAAACCCACCATCAAGTGGTTCAAAGGGAAATGGATGGACCTGGCCAGCAAGACCGGAAAGCACTTGCAACTGAAAGAAACCTTTGACCGACGCACCAAG ATTCACACATTTGAGATGCATATCATCAAGGCCAAAGACAACTATGCTGGAAACTACAGGTGTGAGGTCACCTACAAGGACAAATTTGACAGCTGCTCTTTTGACCTGGAAGTGAAAG AACTGGAACAGTCACAGAGTGTTGATATTCGATCAGCTTTCAAAAGAAG cagtgAAGGACACGAGGATGCAGGGGATCTTGACTTTAGTGGTCTTCTTAAACATAG GGAGCCCAAGCAGGATGAGACCCCCGAAGTGGACGTGTGGGAGATCCTGAAGTCGGCCAGGCCAGACCAGTACGAGAAGATCGCCTTTGAGTACGGCATAACAGACCTGCGGGGTCTGCTCAAGAGGTTGAAGAAGACcaagaaagaggagaagaagagtgaAG CTTTTGCCAAGAAGTTGGATCCAGCATACCAGGCTGACAAAGGAGGGAAGATCCGCTTAATGGTGGATCTTGCAGACCCCACAGTAGAGCTGAAATGGTACAAGAACGGCCAGGAGATCCGTCCAACTCCAAA GTTTATCTTTGAGCAAAAGGGCACGCAGCGGATCCTGGTCATCAACAATTGCGGCCTGAATGATGATGCTGCTTATTCCGTAGCTGCGGGAGAAGAGAAGTGCACCACAGAGCTGTTTGTCAAAG AGTTACCAGTGAAGATTACTAAAGAGATTGAGGCGGTGAAAACGACAGTGAACGAGAGGATTGAGTTGGAGTGTGAAGTGTCTGAAGAAGGAGCTCAAGTAAAATG GTGTAAGAATGGCGTGGAGGTACCGACCGGGCCCCGGTCACGCTACCGTGTCAAGTCTGAGGGGCTGAAACACTGGCTAATCATTGACGATGCCTCAAAGGAGGACACTGGAACCTTCTCCCTAATGGCCTCTGGGGGCACCTCTGAAGCCAAAGTCCAGGTTGAAT TGAAGCCACTGAAGATTATTCAGGATTTGCAGGACATGACAGTGCTTTTGGGCCAGCCGCTGAAGATGCACTGTGAGATCTTCCCTGGGAATGTTCCAGGTCGCTGGTACAGGAACGGACAGTTGATCCAGTCCAACGACCGCATCAACATCCTGCAAAGAGCCAA GAACCACCGATTAGAAATTGTGAACAGCACCATTCACGATGCCGGGGATTATACCTTTGTGCCAGAGGGATACTCTCAGAGCCTCTGTGCCAAAATTCATATCGTTG ATCCTCCCAGGGTGCACCTGGAGAGCTTGAACTTCCCTGACAACACAGTGACCATTGTGGCAGGAAATAAACTCCGTGTGGAGATCCCCATCAGTGGAGAACCAGCACCCAGAGTGGtgtggatgaagggagagagg GTAATCCTTGACTCGGGCCACCGTGTGCGAGCTGAAACCTTCTCGGACCACACCAGTCTTACCATCGACATCGCAGAGAAGGAAGACACAGGAAACTACAAGATAGTCCTGCAGAATGAGGCTGGGGAAGCAGGGGCTAGTGTCAAAGTCAAGGTGGTGGATATCCCAGACCCTCCTGAAGTTCCCCTGGTCACGGAGGTGGGAGGAGACTGGTGCTCTATGACATGGGAACCCCCGATCTATGACGGAGGCTCACCCATCTTAG GCTACTTCATCGAAAGGAAGAAGAAGCAGAGTTCCAGATGGATGAGGCTGAACTTTGACCTGAACAAAGAGACCACATTTGAGCCTAAAAAGATGATTGAGGGTGTCCCATACGAGGTGCGCGTCTTTGCTGTGAATGCCATCGGTGTGTCCAAACCCAGCGAGCCATCCAAAGCCTTTGTGCCCCTGG CTGTGACCAGCGAGCCCACCATGCTGGTGGTGGATGATGTCACAGACACCACGGTGACCATGAAGTGGCGTCCCCCAGACACCATTGGAGCTGCAGGCTTAGACGGCTACCTGGTGGAGTATTGCATCGAAGGAA CTGATGACTGGAGAGTAACCAATAAGGAGCTGACAGAGAAGACTAAGTATACCATCACTGGCCTCCCTCCAGAGGCTAAGATTCTGGTAAGGGTAAGGGCCATCAATGCTGCCGGCGCCAGCACTCCCAGAACACTTCAGCACTCTATCCTGGTCAAAGAGGTCATCG AACCACCTAAGATCCGCATCCCTCGTCACTTGAAGCAGACGTACACTCGTAAAGTCGGAGAAGCCGTCAATCTCGTTATTCCATTCATG GGAAAGCCCAGGCCAAAGGTGAGCTGGCTGAAGGAGGGTGAGACGGTGGACCCCACGCAGGTCACTATCCGCAACACAGACTGTGACAGCATCATCTTCATCCGCAAAGCAGAGAGGAAGCACTCTGGGAAGTACGATAtgaaggtggaggtggagaaccACGTGGACACGGCCATCGTAGACATCCAGATAGTAG ACCTCCCAGGGCCTCCACAGTGTGTGAAGATAGATGAGGTCTGGGGGGGAAACGTGGCTCTGGACTGGACCCCTCCAAAGGACAATGGCAACGCCGCCATTACAGGCTACACCATCCAGAAAGCAGACAAGAAGACCATG GAGTGGTACACGTGTATTGAGCACTACCACCGCACCTGCATCACCATCACCGAGCTGGTGGTGGGGAACGAGTACTACTTCAGAATCTACTCTGAGAACATGGTGGGTCTGAGCGAGGGTGCCACCCAGACCAAGGACAGCGCCCTCATTGTTAAAGAAG GCATGCAACTGAAGAACCCAGAGTACATCGACCACGACTTCAAAGAGCCTCCCAAGTTCACCCAGCCCCTCATCAACACCTTTGCCATCGCTGGTTACAATGCCACCCTCAACTGCAGCGTCCGTGCCAACCCACGG CCCAAAGTGATTTGGATGAAGAATAAGATAGCCATCATTGACGACCCGCGCTACCGCATGTTTAGCAACCAAGGGGTCTGCACCCTGGAGATCCGGAAACCCAGTCCCTACGACGGGGGCATGTACTCCTGCAAGGCCATTAATGACCTGGGTGATGCACTAGTGGAGTGTAAGCTGGAGGTTAAAG gGGGCTTTACCTTCTCTGAGCTCATGCAGCGTGGAGTGCCTTTACACCTGATCGATAAGTACATGAGCGAGACCAAGGCCGTGGAGCAGCCAGAGAAGTAG
- the LOC139378561 gene encoding myosin-binding protein C, slow-type-like isoform X9, which produces MPEPTKKDETPNGEKDKDDDATTNTPSPPPPPEDANTAKKLSIELPNDSVHVSAMGRKDSVWSLGEGQAPEDLDKPVDTPPLSSLLIERPQGGSITVGGDISFVAKVEAQDLLRKPTIKWFKGKWMDLASKTGKHLQLKETFDRRTKIHTFEMHIIKAKDNYAGNYRCEVTYKDKFDSCSFDLEVKELEQSQSVDIRSAFKRSSEGHEDAGDLDFSGLLKHREPKQDETPEVDVWEILKSARPDQYEKIAFEYGITDLRGLLKRLKKTKKEEKKSEAFAKKLDPAYQADKGGKIRLMVDLADPTVELKWYKNGQEIRPTPKFIFEQKGTQRILVINNCGLNDDAAYSVAAGEEKCTTELFVKELPVKITKEIEAVKTTVNERIELECEVSEEGAQVKWCKNGVEVPTGPRSRYRVKSEGLKHWLIIDDASKEDTGTFSLMASGGTSEAKVQVELKPLKIIQDLQDMTVLLGQPLKMHCEIFPGNVPGRWYRNGQLIQSNDRINILQRAKNHRLEIVNSTIHDAGDYTFVPEGYSQSLCAKIHIVDPPRVHLESLNFPDNTVTIVAGNKLRVEIPISGEPAPRVVWMKGERVILDSGHRVRAETFSDHTSLTIDIAEKEDTGNYKIVLQNEAGEAGASVKVKVVDIPDPPEVPLVTEVGGDWCSMTWEPPIYDGGSPILGYFIERKKKQSSRWMRLNFDLNKETTFEPKKMIEGVPYEVRVFAVNAIGVSKPSEPSKAFVPLAVTSEPTMLVVDDVTDTTVTMKWRPPDTIGAAGLDGYLVEYCIEGTDDWRVTNKELTEKTKYTITGLPPEAKILVRVRAINAAGASTPRTLQHSILVKEVIEPPKIRIPRHLKQTYTRKVGEAVNLVIPFMGKPRPKVSWLKEGETVDPTQVTIRNTDCDSIIFIRKAERKHSGKYDMKVEVENHVDTAIVDIQIVDLPGPPQCVKIDEVWGGNVALDWTPPKDNGNAAITGYTIQKADKKTMEWYTCIEHYHRTCITITELVVGNEYYFRIYSENMVGLSEGATQTKDSALIVKEGMQLKNPEYIDHDFKEPPKFTQPLINTFAIAGYNATLNCSVRANPRPKVIWMKNKIAIIDDPRYRMFSNQGVCTLEIRKPSPYDGGMYSCKAINDLGDALVECKLEVKGGFTFSELMQRGVPLHLIDKYMSETKAVEQPEK; this is translated from the exons AGGATGCCAATACAGCCAAGAAACTGTCTATTGAGCTGCCTA ATGATAGCGTCCATGTGTCAGCCATGGGGAGAAAAGACTCAG TGTGGTCTCTGGGAGAGGGACAGGCTCCAGAGGACCTTGACAAGCCCGTAGACACCCCACCGCTGTCCAGCCTGCTCATAGAAAGACCCCAGGGCGGATCCATCACTGTGG GTGGAGACATCTCCTTTGTTGCCAAGGTGGAGGCCCAAGACCTGCTCCGTAAACCCACCATCAAGTGGTTCAAAGGGAAATGGATGGACCTGGCCAGCAAGACCGGAAAGCACTTGCAACTGAAAGAAACCTTTGACCGACGCACCAAG ATTCACACATTTGAGATGCATATCATCAAGGCCAAAGACAACTATGCTGGAAACTACAGGTGTGAGGTCACCTACAAGGACAAATTTGACAGCTGCTCTTTTGACCTGGAAGTGAAAG AACTGGAACAGTCACAGAGTGTTGATATTCGATCAGCTTTCAAAAGAAG cagtgAAGGACACGAGGATGCAGGGGATCTTGACTTTAGTGGTCTTCTTAAACATAG GGAGCCCAAGCAGGATGAGACCCCCGAAGTGGACGTGTGGGAGATCCTGAAGTCGGCCAGGCCAGACCAGTACGAGAAGATCGCCTTTGAGTACGGCATAACAGACCTGCGGGGTCTGCTCAAGAGGTTGAAGAAGACcaagaaagaggagaagaagagtgaAG CTTTTGCCAAGAAGTTGGATCCAGCATACCAGGCTGACAAAGGAGGGAAGATCCGCTTAATGGTGGATCTTGCAGACCCCACAGTAGAGCTGAAATGGTACAAGAACGGCCAGGAGATCCGTCCAACTCCAAA GTTTATCTTTGAGCAAAAGGGCACGCAGCGGATCCTGGTCATCAACAATTGCGGCCTGAATGATGATGCTGCTTATTCCGTAGCTGCGGGAGAAGAGAAGTGCACCACAGAGCTGTTTGTCAAAG AGTTACCAGTGAAGATTACTAAAGAGATTGAGGCGGTGAAAACGACAGTGAACGAGAGGATTGAGTTGGAGTGTGAAGTGTCTGAAGAAGGAGCTCAAGTAAAATG GTGTAAGAATGGCGTGGAGGTACCGACCGGGCCCCGGTCACGCTACCGTGTCAAGTCTGAGGGGCTGAAACACTGGCTAATCATTGACGATGCCTCAAAGGAGGACACTGGAACCTTCTCCCTAATGGCCTCTGGGGGCACCTCTGAAGCCAAAGTCCAGGTTGAAT TGAAGCCACTGAAGATTATTCAGGATTTGCAGGACATGACAGTGCTTTTGGGCCAGCCGCTGAAGATGCACTGTGAGATCTTCCCTGGGAATGTTCCAGGTCGCTGGTACAGGAACGGACAGTTGATCCAGTCCAACGACCGCATCAACATCCTGCAAAGAGCCAA GAACCACCGATTAGAAATTGTGAACAGCACCATTCACGATGCCGGGGATTATACCTTTGTGCCAGAGGGATACTCTCAGAGCCTCTGTGCCAAAATTCATATCGTTG ATCCTCCCAGGGTGCACCTGGAGAGCTTGAACTTCCCTGACAACACAGTGACCATTGTGGCAGGAAATAAACTCCGTGTGGAGATCCCCATCAGTGGAGAACCAGCACCCAGAGTGGtgtggatgaagggagagagg GTAATCCTTGACTCGGGCCACCGTGTGCGAGCTGAAACCTTCTCGGACCACACCAGTCTTACCATCGACATCGCAGAGAAGGAAGACACAGGAAACTACAAGATAGTCCTGCAGAATGAGGCTGGGGAAGCAGGGGCTAGTGTCAAAGTCAAGGTGGTGGATATCCCAGACCCTCCTGAAGTTCCCCTGGTCACGGAGGTGGGAGGAGACTGGTGCTCTATGACATGGGAACCCCCGATCTATGACGGAGGCTCACCCATCTTAG GCTACTTCATCGAAAGGAAGAAGAAGCAGAGTTCCAGATGGATGAGGCTGAACTTTGACCTGAACAAAGAGACCACATTTGAGCCTAAAAAGATGATTGAGGGTGTCCCATACGAGGTGCGCGTCTTTGCTGTGAATGCCATCGGTGTGTCCAAACCCAGCGAGCCATCCAAAGCCTTTGTGCCCCTGG CTGTGACCAGCGAGCCCACCATGCTGGTGGTGGATGATGTCACAGACACCACGGTGACCATGAAGTGGCGTCCCCCAGACACCATTGGAGCTGCAGGCTTAGACGGCTACCTGGTGGAGTATTGCATCGAAGGAA CTGATGACTGGAGAGTAACCAATAAGGAGCTGACAGAGAAGACTAAGTATACCATCACTGGCCTCCCTCCAGAGGCTAAGATTCTGGTAAGGGTAAGGGCCATCAATGCTGCCGGCGCCAGCACTCCCAGAACACTTCAGCACTCTATCCTGGTCAAAGAGGTCATCG AACCACCTAAGATCCGCATCCCTCGTCACTTGAAGCAGACGTACACTCGTAAAGTCGGAGAAGCCGTCAATCTCGTTATTCCATTCATG GGAAAGCCCAGGCCAAAGGTGAGCTGGCTGAAGGAGGGTGAGACGGTGGACCCCACGCAGGTCACTATCCGCAACACAGACTGTGACAGCATCATCTTCATCCGCAAAGCAGAGAGGAAGCACTCTGGGAAGTACGATAtgaaggtggaggtggagaaccACGTGGACACGGCCATCGTAGACATCCAGATAGTAG ACCTCCCAGGGCCTCCACAGTGTGTGAAGATAGATGAGGTCTGGGGGGGAAACGTGGCTCTGGACTGGACCCCTCCAAAGGACAATGGCAACGCCGCCATTACAGGCTACACCATCCAGAAAGCAGACAAGAAGACCATG GAGTGGTACACGTGTATTGAGCACTACCACCGCACCTGCATCACCATCACCGAGCTGGTGGTGGGGAACGAGTACTACTTCAGAATCTACTCTGAGAACATGGTGGGTCTGAGCGAGGGTGCCACCCAGACCAAGGACAGCGCCCTCATTGTTAAAGAAG GCATGCAACTGAAGAACCCAGAGTACATCGACCACGACTTCAAAGAGCCTCCCAAGTTCACCCAGCCCCTCATCAACACCTTTGCCATCGCTGGTTACAATGCCACCCTCAACTGCAGCGTCCGTGCCAACCCACGG CCCAAAGTGATTTGGATGAAGAATAAGATAGCCATCATTGACGACCCGCGCTACCGCATGTTTAGCAACCAAGGGGTCTGCACCCTGGAGATCCGGAAACCCAGTCCCTACGACGGGGGCATGTACTCCTGCAAGGCCATTAATGACCTGGGTGATGCACTAGTGGAGTGTAAGCTGGAGGTTAAAG gGGGCTTTACCTTCTCTGAGCTCATGCAGCGTGGAGTGCCTTTACACCTGATCGATAAGTACATGAGCGAGACCAAGGCCGTGGAGCAGCCAGAGAAGTAG
- the LOC139378561 gene encoding myosin-binding protein C, slow-type-like isoform X8, giving the protein MPEPTKKDETPNGEKESVATDSSEAPMPTPEISLEVSPPPPDKDDDATTNTPSPPPPPEDANTAKKLSIELPMWSLGEGQAPEDLDKPVDTPPLSSLLIERPQGGSITVGGDISFVAKVEAQDLLRKPTIKWFKGKWMDLASKTGKHLQLKETFDRRTKIHTFEMHIIKAKDNYAGNYRCEVTYKDKFDSCSFDLEVKELEQSQSVDIRSAFKRSSEGHEDAGDLDFSGLLKHREPKQDETPEVDVWEILKSARPDQYEKIAFEYGITDLRGLLKRLKKTKKEEKKSEAFAKKLDPAYQADKGGKIRLMVDLADPTVELKWYKNGQEIRPTPKFIFEQKGTQRILVINNCGLNDDAAYSVAAGEEKCTTELFVKELPVKITKEIEAVKTTVNERIELECEVSEEGAQVKWCKNGVEVPTGPRSRYRVKSEGLKHWLIIDDASKEDTGTFSLMASGGTSEAKVQVELKPLKIIQDLQDMTVLLGQPLKMHCEIFPGNVPGRWYRNGQLIQSNDRINILQRAKNHRLEIVNSTIHDAGDYTFVPEGYSQSLCAKIHIVDPPRVHLESLNFPDNTVTIVAGNKLRVEIPISGEPAPRVVWMKGERVILDSGHRVRAETFSDHTSLTIDIAEKEDTGNYKIVLQNEAGEAGASVKVKVVDIPDPPEVPLVTEVGGDWCSMTWEPPIYDGGSPILGYFIERKKKQSSRWMRLNFDLNKETTFEPKKMIEGVPYEVRVFAVNAIGVSKPSEPSKAFVPLAVTSEPTMLVVDDVTDTTVTMKWRPPDTIGAAGLDGYLVEYCIEGTDDWRVTNKELTEKTKYTITGLPPEAKILVRVRAINAAGASTPRTLQHSILVKEVIEPPKIRIPRHLKQTYTRKVGEAVNLVIPFMGKPRPKVSWLKEGETVDPTQVTIRNTDCDSIIFIRKAERKHSGKYDMKVEVENHVDTAIVDIQIVDLPGPPQCVKIDEVWGGNVALDWTPPKDNGNAAITGYTIQKADKKTMEWYTCIEHYHRTCITITELVVGNEYYFRIYSENMVGLSEGATQTKDSALIVKEGMQLKNPEYIDHDFKEPPKFTQPLINTFAIAGYNATLNCSVRANPRPKVIWMKNKIAIIDDPRYRMFSNQGVCTLEIRKPSPYDGGMYSCKAINDLGDALVECKLEVKGGFTFSELMQRGVPLHLIDKYMSETKAVEQPEK; this is encoded by the exons AGGATGCCAATACAGCCAAGAAACTGTCTATTGAGCTGCCTA TGTGGTCTCTGGGAGAGGGACAGGCTCCAGAGGACCTTGACAAGCCCGTAGACACCCCACCGCTGTCCAGCCTGCTCATAGAAAGACCCCAGGGCGGATCCATCACTGTGG GTGGAGACATCTCCTTTGTTGCCAAGGTGGAGGCCCAAGACCTGCTCCGTAAACCCACCATCAAGTGGTTCAAAGGGAAATGGATGGACCTGGCCAGCAAGACCGGAAAGCACTTGCAACTGAAAGAAACCTTTGACCGACGCACCAAG ATTCACACATTTGAGATGCATATCATCAAGGCCAAAGACAACTATGCTGGAAACTACAGGTGTGAGGTCACCTACAAGGACAAATTTGACAGCTGCTCTTTTGACCTGGAAGTGAAAG AACTGGAACAGTCACAGAGTGTTGATATTCGATCAGCTTTCAAAAGAAG cagtgAAGGACACGAGGATGCAGGGGATCTTGACTTTAGTGGTCTTCTTAAACATAG GGAGCCCAAGCAGGATGAGACCCCCGAAGTGGACGTGTGGGAGATCCTGAAGTCGGCCAGGCCAGACCAGTACGAGAAGATCGCCTTTGAGTACGGCATAACAGACCTGCGGGGTCTGCTCAAGAGGTTGAAGAAGACcaagaaagaggagaagaagagtgaAG CTTTTGCCAAGAAGTTGGATCCAGCATACCAGGCTGACAAAGGAGGGAAGATCCGCTTAATGGTGGATCTTGCAGACCCCACAGTAGAGCTGAAATGGTACAAGAACGGCCAGGAGATCCGTCCAACTCCAAA GTTTATCTTTGAGCAAAAGGGCACGCAGCGGATCCTGGTCATCAACAATTGCGGCCTGAATGATGATGCTGCTTATTCCGTAGCTGCGGGAGAAGAGAAGTGCACCACAGAGCTGTTTGTCAAAG AGTTACCAGTGAAGATTACTAAAGAGATTGAGGCGGTGAAAACGACAGTGAACGAGAGGATTGAGTTGGAGTGTGAAGTGTCTGAAGAAGGAGCTCAAGTAAAATG GTGTAAGAATGGCGTGGAGGTACCGACCGGGCCCCGGTCACGCTACCGTGTCAAGTCTGAGGGGCTGAAACACTGGCTAATCATTGACGATGCCTCAAAGGAGGACACTGGAACCTTCTCCCTAATGGCCTCTGGGGGCACCTCTGAAGCCAAAGTCCAGGTTGAAT TGAAGCCACTGAAGATTATTCAGGATTTGCAGGACATGACAGTGCTTTTGGGCCAGCCGCTGAAGATGCACTGTGAGATCTTCCCTGGGAATGTTCCAGGTCGCTGGTACAGGAACGGACAGTTGATCCAGTCCAACGACCGCATCAACATCCTGCAAAGAGCCAA GAACCACCGATTAGAAATTGTGAACAGCACCATTCACGATGCCGGGGATTATACCTTTGTGCCAGAGGGATACTCTCAGAGCCTCTGTGCCAAAATTCATATCGTTG ATCCTCCCAGGGTGCACCTGGAGAGCTTGAACTTCCCTGACAACACAGTGACCATTGTGGCAGGAAATAAACTCCGTGTGGAGATCCCCATCAGTGGAGAACCAGCACCCAGAGTGGtgtggatgaagggagagagg GTAATCCTTGACTCGGGCCACCGTGTGCGAGCTGAAACCTTCTCGGACCACACCAGTCTTACCATCGACATCGCAGAGAAGGAAGACACAGGAAACTACAAGATAGTCCTGCAGAATGAGGCTGGGGAAGCAGGGGCTAGTGTCAAAGTCAAGGTGGTGGATATCCCAGACCCTCCTGAAGTTCCCCTGGTCACGGAGGTGGGAGGAGACTGGTGCTCTATGACATGGGAACCCCCGATCTATGACGGAGGCTCACCCATCTTAG GCTACTTCATCGAAAGGAAGAAGAAGCAGAGTTCCAGATGGATGAGGCTGAACTTTGACCTGAACAAAGAGACCACATTTGAGCCTAAAAAGATGATTGAGGGTGTCCCATACGAGGTGCGCGTCTTTGCTGTGAATGCCATCGGTGTGTCCAAACCCAGCGAGCCATCCAAAGCCTTTGTGCCCCTGG CTGTGACCAGCGAGCCCACCATGCTGGTGGTGGATGATGTCACAGACACCACGGTGACCATGAAGTGGCGTCCCCCAGACACCATTGGAGCTGCAGGCTTAGACGGCTACCTGGTGGAGTATTGCATCGAAGGAA CTGATGACTGGAGAGTAACCAATAAGGAGCTGACAGAGAAGACTAAGTATACCATCACTGGCCTCCCTCCAGAGGCTAAGATTCTGGTAAGGGTAAGGGCCATCAATGCTGCCGGCGCCAGCACTCCCAGAACACTTCAGCACTCTATCCTGGTCAAAGAGGTCATCG AACCACCTAAGATCCGCATCCCTCGTCACTTGAAGCAGACGTACACTCGTAAAGTCGGAGAAGCCGTCAATCTCGTTATTCCATTCATG GGAAAGCCCAGGCCAAAGGTGAGCTGGCTGAAGGAGGGTGAGACGGTGGACCCCACGCAGGTCACTATCCGCAACACAGACTGTGACAGCATCATCTTCATCCGCAAAGCAGAGAGGAAGCACTCTGGGAAGTACGATAtgaaggtggaggtggagaaccACGTGGACACGGCCATCGTAGACATCCAGATAGTAG ACCTCCCAGGGCCTCCACAGTGTGTGAAGATAGATGAGGTCTGGGGGGGAAACGTGGCTCTGGACTGGACCCCTCCAAAGGACAATGGCAACGCCGCCATTACAGGCTACACCATCCAGAAAGCAGACAAGAAGACCATG GAGTGGTACACGTGTATTGAGCACTACCACCGCACCTGCATCACCATCACCGAGCTGGTGGTGGGGAACGAGTACTACTTCAGAATCTACTCTGAGAACATGGTGGGTCTGAGCGAGGGTGCCACCCAGACCAAGGACAGCGCCCTCATTGTTAAAGAAG GCATGCAACTGAAGAACCCAGAGTACATCGACCACGACTTCAAAGAGCCTCCCAAGTTCACCCAGCCCCTCATCAACACCTTTGCCATCGCTGGTTACAATGCCACCCTCAACTGCAGCGTCCGTGCCAACCCACGG CCCAAAGTGATTTGGATGAAGAATAAGATAGCCATCATTGACGACCCGCGCTACCGCATGTTTAGCAACCAAGGGGTCTGCACCCTGGAGATCCGGAAACCCAGTCCCTACGACGGGGGCATGTACTCCTGCAAGGCCATTAATGACCTGGGTGATGCACTAGTGGAGTGTAAGCTGGAGGTTAAAG gGGGCTTTACCTTCTCTGAGCTCATGCAGCGTGGAGTGCCTTTACACCTGATCGATAAGTACATGAGCGAGACCAAGGCCGTGGAGCAGCCAGAGAAGTAG